The following proteins are encoded in a genomic region of Gouania willdenowi chromosome 6, fGouWil2.1, whole genome shotgun sequence:
- the saal1 gene encoding protein saal1, producing MDTSIDDGAKPQETENPSSPTGSLSPEIDRNPSPPPDHLDGAEEDDLDAIGETVYSKHWLFSTLTRLINMVSEHSEENSQRQTQLSVDDEEDLCKVWDMAMDKDVAGFLQEFNASDVLLGVIAKSQCPRLTEICVGILGNIACFPETCATLSQNEDLGDVLLLLLGDTDPPTLLETCRLLLTCVSQTDVCSLWIQRLKKQKNVRANVFFIMCSSTNTDLLEKLGELVDKLFDQDEELMKSWITALPSEEEEEDEDDKSHLDLTSCLLEASKQLRSENLIAVEIYLHILHLLTTIDEGLEIFAAPDGPGKLVWEFVVDVVCEDLIQPTDLPVVLHEQKGLLVQAFVVLQALYRCEVQLCSSSNTIGPLFGALLRVCQYQRECEDHSVDKGDVKDKQLETLSEITAEFLAGLCAHITKDTAAGLIKDGYLTEKSCLVAVHRLLPQFETPLQHLQAMLSQTDPPLADVVKAQLPV from the exons ATGG ACACCAGTATTGATGACGGTGCAAAGCCACAGGAGACAGAAAACCCTTCATCTCCGACCGGATCACTGTCTCCTGAAATAGATCGTAACCCGTCACCACCTCCGGACCATCTAGACGGAGCAGAGGAGGACGACCTGGACGCTATCGGGGAGACAGTTTACAGCAAACACTGGCTGTTCAGCACCCTCACACGTCTCATTAAT ATGGTTTCTGAACACTCAGAGGAGAACTCTCAACGTCAGACGCAGCTCTCTGTTGATGACGAAGAGGATCTGTGTAAAGTTTGGGATATGGCAATGGATAAG GATGTGGCTGGTTTTCTTCAGGAATTCAATGCTAGTGACGTCCTTCTTGGAGTAATAGCCAAATCTCAGTGTCCACGGCTCACA GAAATCTGTGTTGGAATTCTCGGGAACATTGCTTGTTTTCCTGAAACTTGTGCGACTCTCAGCCAAAACGAAGACTTAGG TGATGTGCTGTTGCTTCTTCTCGGGGACACAGACCCTCCAACACTGCTTGAAACATGCAG GTTGCTGCTGACGTGTGTGTCTCAAACAGACGTTTGCTCTTTGTGGATCCAGAGACTGAAAAAGCAGAAGAACGTTCGCGCCAATGTTTTCTTCATCATGTGCAGCTCTACTAACa CGGACCTTCTGGAGAAGCTGGGAGAGTTGGTTGACAAACTGTTCGACCAGGATGAAGAGCTGATGAAGAGTTGGATCACAGCCCTGCccagtgaagaagaggaggaggatgaagatgataaAAGCCATCTGGATCTGACCTCATGTCTCCTTGAAGCCTCCAAACAGCTGAG ATCAGAAAACCTCATTGCTGTTGAGATTTATCTTCACATTCTCCACCTTCTCACCACGATAGACGAGGGACTTGAGATTTTTG CTGCTCCTGATGGGCCCGGCAAACTTGTGTGGGAATTTGTGGTTGATGTTGTTTGTGAAGACCTCATCCAGCCAACCGACCTTCCAGTTGTCCTGCATGAGCAGAAAGGCCTTTTGGTTCAGGCTTTTGTTGTCCTGCAGGCTCTTTACAGATGTGAGGTCCagctgtgcagcagcagcaacacaa TCGGGCCTCTCTTTGGAGCCCTCCTGCGTGTGTGTCAGTACCAAAGGGAGTGTGAAGACCACAGCGTGGACAAAGGAGACGTCAAAGACAAACAACTTGAGACTCTCTCAGAGATAACAGCTGAGTTTCTTGCTGGCCTCTGTGCTCACATTACCAAA GACACAGCCGCAGGTTTGATAAAGGATGGTTACCTCACAGAGAAGTCTTGTCTTGTAGCTGTACACAGATTACTTCCTCAGTTTGAAACTCCA CTTCAGCACCTGCAGGCTATGTTGTCCCAGACTGATCCTCCACTGGCAGATGTGGTGAAGGCACAGCTTCCTGTCTGA